AATCCGAGGCGATCGGGTACTTTACAGCCTGCCTCGCCGTGCGTCCGCATGATAGTTACTCTCTCTGGAATCATGGCGAGTGCAACCAAGCACTCGGTCGAATGGAGGACGCGGAAGCGGACTATACGGCGGCTATCAAGGAGGCTCCTTCTGACGATGTTCGGCTGAGTCGTTACGCGGGACGGGGCACTTTCTATCAGTCGATCGGCCGGACAGACGACGCTCGGCGGGATGCGGACAGTATGCTGGCGCTCGCCGATCAGGTCTTGGGCTCGGAGCGCACCGCTCTCACTGGGGGACAAGTTGAATCGTTTATCACCTGCGGCCGCTTCGCTCGACAGCTCGGTCGCCTAAAAGAAGCGGAGGCTGACTATTCGGCGGCCGTCATCTTCGCCGCCAGCGACTCCGCGCGGTTGTACGCCTTCGAATGGCGATACTATTTCCACAAGTACATCGGCATGGAGGTCGACGCGGCGCAGGACATGGACCGTTACATTGCGCTCGCCAAGCCGATGCTGGAGTCGCAGCCTGCCGCCCTCGCGCTCGATACTGAGCTGATGACCGACCTCGGCTTTGCCTTGCTCGTTCGGCAACGCTACGACGAAGCGGAAACGCTGCTGCGCGAGAGTCTAGAATTGATGCGCACGACGAAGGGTCTGACCCATAGCAGTACACTGCGGACGATGGAATACGTCGGCTTGGCCTTACTCGGCCAGCAGAAGTACGACGAAGCGGAACAACTGCTGCGCGAGTCTCTGAACGAGGCCGAAAGACAGCAAGATTACAACTCGGACACGTTCGTTCGTATGTCGGAGCTCTCGGGCGCATTGACAGGTCAAGCGCACGGGCTGAAGCAAACCAATCCCGGCGCCGCCGAACAAAAGTTATTGGAGGCGGAGTCGCTGCTGAAAACGGCGTTTGCGGACCTCAACACGAGAGTCGAGGAGCGAGACGACTGGATGAAGGCGCGCGTGAATGAGACGCTGGAGCGCCTTATCGAGCTTTACACCGAGTGGGACAAGCCGGACGAGGCGGCCAAGTGGCGACAAGCGTTGGAGGCCAGTCGCGCCAAGCCGGTGGAGTCCACAGATTCCCCACCACCGACTTCCCAACCTTAAGTTCTCAAAAAAACCCGGCCGGTGAGCGAGCGGCGCTAACCAGACTGCTCACCGGCCAGTACGTCCCGCGGCGCACGGTCTGCGCGCTGCGATAGGCGTTTTCATTTTACGCAGGCCGCCAGGAGTAATCCATGCGTGCCTCCACGTCTGTCTGGTCCCGCTACGCCCATCGCCTGTTCGGCAATCCGCAGGCGACCACGCCACTACGAAGGGCCGGTCGCCGCGTACACCGACTCGGCTTCGAGCGGATGGAGGACCGGACGGTGCTTTCGGCTTCGTTCGGCGGGGCTGCCGCAATCGATGTCGCCGCGCAGGACTTTGCCGCCGACCAGGCGGGAAACACGATCATGTCCGGTTTCTTTTCCGGTACGGTGGACTTCGACCGCGCCGCCGCGCACGTCGGCGACACTGACATGCTCACGGCCGGCGGCACGAACGACATCTACTTCGCCAAATATGCGCCCGACGGCGCGTTGTTGTGGGCCAATCAGATGCTGGGCGCGGCCGGCGCCAGTGGTGTCGCTCGGACGGTGACGACCGACACGAGCGGCAACTTCTATCTCGGCGGCGATTTCACGGGGACGATCAGTTTCGGCGCGTTCACCCTGACGAGCGGCGCCGCCAAGGACGGGTTCGTCGCCAAGGTCGGCTCGGATGGGACCGTGCTCTGGGCCAACCGCTGGGGAGCCGCCGACGCGGAGATCGTCAATGGAATCACCGTCGACGGCGCCGGCAACGTGTACACCGCAGGGAGTACATCCACCAAGCTTCAGGTCGAAAAATTCAGCGCCAGTGGCACGCCACTCTGGGCCAAGCAAATCAGCGGCGCTAGCGGGGCCGATGCCGTTGGCAACGGAATTGACACCGACGCCGCCGGCAATGTCTACGTGGGCGGAGGATTTAGCGGGAAAGTGGACTTCGACCCAGGCGCTGGCACGCAAAACGTCAATGCCGGAGCTAACGACAACGGTTTCGTGCTCAAGTTGACCGCGGCCGGCAACTACGGCTGGGTCAGCACGTTTGCCAGCCAGACGTCCGCGTCGTACAGCAAGTGCAACGACCTCCTCGTCGACGGCGCCAACAATATCATTGTCGGTGGTTCCTATTACGGTTCCGTCGACTTCAAGCCAGGCAATGGAACGTACGTTTTGCCCACGTGGGTATTCCCACCGGGCGGTTCCGGCGCGTACTCCGGCCCCGGATTCATCACCAAGCTCAACTCGGCAGGCGCCTTGGTATGGGCGCAACAAGTCGGGAGCGGCGTTGAAGGAGGGGGCGGCGTCATGGGTCTTGCCCTGGACTCGGCCGGTAACGTCTTTGCCACGGGCATTTTCAACCGCACGACGGACTTCGACCCGGGCGCCGGAACCAACGTGATGACGAGCAACGGAGGCACGGACGTCTTTGTGACCAAGTTCAGCGCCACGGGCGCGTACCAATGGGCGGTTTCCGTCGGCGGGACAGGGAATGATTGGGCCCGAGGCATCGCGGTCGACGGCGGCGGAAACGTGCATGTCGCGGGGTACTTTTACAACACCGTCGATTTCAATCCCGATGCTGACTCGATTAGTACACTGACCAGCACGGGAGGCAGCGACGGGTTTCTCTTGAAGCTTCTGCAGTTCTGATGCCTGGTCACCGGCCAA
The sequence above is drawn from the Planctomycetia bacterium genome and encodes:
- a CDS encoding SBBP repeat-containing protein produces the protein MRASTSVWSRYAHRLFGNPQATTPLRRAGRRVHRLGFERMEDRTVLSASFGGAAAIDVAAQDFAADQAGNTIMSGFFSGTVDFDRAAAHVGDTDMLTAGGTNDIYFAKYAPDGALLWANQMLGAAGASGVARTVTTDTSGNFYLGGDFTGTISFGAFTLTSGAAKDGFVAKVGSDGTVLWANRWGAADAEIVNGITVDGAGNVYTAGSTSTKLQVEKFSASGTPLWAKQISGASGADAVGNGIDTDAAGNVYVGGGFSGKVDFDPGAGTQNVNAGANDNGFVLKLTAAGNYGWVSTFASQTSASYSKCNDLLVDGANNIIVGGSYYGSVDFKPGNGTYVLPTWVFPPGGSGAYSGPGFITKLNSAGALVWAQQVGSGVEGGGGVMGLALDSAGNVFATGIFNRTTDFDPGAGTNVMTSNGGTDVFVTKFSATGAYQWAVSVGGTGNDWARGIAVDGGGNVHVAGYFYNTVDFNPDADSISTLTSTGGSDGFLLKLLQF